A section of the Mergibacter septicus genome encodes:
- the rpsR gene encoding 30S ribosomal protein S18: MARYFRRRKFCRFTAENVVEIDYKDIATLKNYISESGKIVPSRITGTRAKYQRQLARAIKRARYLALLPYTDNHQ, translated from the coding sequence ATGGCACGTTATTTCCGTCGTCGTAAGTTCTGCCGCTTTACAGCGGAAAATGTAGTTGAAATTGATTATAAAGATATCGCTACATTAAAGAACTATATCTCAGAAAGCGGCAAAATTGTTCCAAGCCGTATTACCGGTACTCGTGCGAAGTATCAACGTCAATTAGCTCGTGCAATCAAACGTGCACGTTATTTAGCGTTGTTACCGTACACTGACAATCATCAGTAA
- the rplI gene encoding 50S ribosomal protein L9 produces the protein MQVILLDKVVHLGNVGDQVNVKSGYARNFLIPKGKAVMATKANIEYFEARRAELEAKAAAALAAAQARADKLSALATITIASKAGDEGRLFGSIGTRDIADAVTKAGVEVAKSEVRLSEGPLRTLGEHEVRFQLHGEVFATLNVVIVAE, from the coding sequence ATGCAAGTAATTCTTTTAGACAAAGTAGTTCACCTAGGTAATGTAGGTGATCAAGTGAATGTTAAATCTGGTTATGCACGTAACTTCTTAATCCCAAAAGGAAAAGCAGTTATGGCAACCAAAGCTAACATTGAATATTTTGAAGCTCGTCGTGCAGAATTAGAAGCAAAAGCAGCTGCAGCCTTAGCAGCAGCACAAGCTCGTGCAGATAAATTATCTGCTTTAGCAACTATTACTATCGCTTCTAAAGCTGGAGATGAAGGTCGTTTATTCGGTTCTATCGGTACCCGTGATATTGCAGATGCAGTAACTAAAGCTGGTGTTGAAGTAGCGAAAAGCGAAGTACGTTTATCTGAAGGTCCATTACGTACCTTAGGAGAACATGAAGTTCGTTTCCAACTTCACGGTGAAGTGTTTGCAACATTAAATGTAGTTATTGTTGCAGAATAA
- the nhaA gene encoding Na+/H+ antiporter NhaA, which translates to MKEIKGFKYVLVNFIKSESFGGVFLFICALLAMVMANSPLSEQYFKLWNVDFGIKLSQSQIFGLKIGNDGFIGLSLYHWINDVLMSLFFLMVGLEIKREILFGELSSLKQASFPILAAIGGMIVPGIIYIALNLNTPSVDGFGIPMATDIAFALGVVMLLGKRIPMALKVFLVTLAVADDLGAIIIIATFYTTEISFYYLLVSLGFILVLIILNKLGVKNISVYLLVGFGLWFCIHHSGIHATIAAVILAFCIPSGSNGNKQEFSRSLSELADTFKVDPSIKMVASEQIKLLDSIKTYIHNKRSPLAVLEERLHPLSAYFIMPLFAFANAGVNIQGEINLNIDYIFWGIILGLVVGKPLGIVLITFICEKFKITTRPNGITWPQIIGAGMLAGIGFTMSIFVSNLAFDGQNAVIVSKIAILAASLISGIIGTIYLIFATRK; encoded by the coding sequence ATGAAAGAAATAAAAGGTTTTAAGTATGTTTTAGTTAATTTCATTAAAAGTGAATCTTTTGGTGGTGTATTTTTATTTATTTGCGCTTTGTTAGCAATGGTAATGGCAAATTCACCTTTGAGTGAACAATATTTTAAATTATGGAATGTTGATTTTGGTATTAAATTAAGTCAAAGCCAAATTTTTGGTTTAAAAATAGGCAATGATGGTTTTATTGGTTTGAGTTTATATCATTGGATTAATGATGTTTTAATGTCATTATTTTTCTTAATGGTTGGATTAGAAATAAAACGAGAAATTTTATTTGGTGAGTTATCTAGTCTTAAACAAGCTTCTTTTCCTATTTTAGCTGCAATTGGTGGAATGATTGTACCGGGTATTATCTATATAGCTTTAAATTTGAATACACCATCAGTGGATGGTTTCGGAATACCAATGGCAACCGATATTGCTTTTGCATTAGGTGTTGTTATGTTACTCGGAAAACGAATACCGATGGCATTAAAAGTATTTTTAGTTACTTTAGCCGTAGCAGATGATTTAGGTGCAATAATTATTATTGCAACATTTTATACCACAGAAATTAGTTTTTATTATTTATTAGTTTCCCTTGGCTTTATTTTAGTCTTGATTATTTTAAATAAATTAGGCGTAAAAAATATATCAGTTTATCTTCTAGTTGGTTTTGGATTATGGTTTTGTATTCATCATAGTGGTATTCACGCAACTATTGCCGCTGTTATTTTGGCTTTCTGTATTCCATCAGGTAGTAATGGTAATAAACAAGAATTTTCAAGATCTTTATCTGAATTGGCTGATACATTTAAGGTTGATCCATCAATAAAAATGGTTGCAAGTGAGCAAATTAAATTATTAGATAGTATTAAAACATATATTCATAATAAACGTAGTCCGTTAGCCGTATTAGAAGAAAGATTACATCCTTTAAGTGCTTATTTTATTATGCCGCTTTTTGCTTTTGCGAATGCTGGTGTAAATATTCAAGGGGAAATTAATTTAAATATAGATTATATTTTTTGGGGAATTATATTAGGCTTAGTTGTTGGTAAACCGTTAGGAATCGTTTTAATTACTTTTATTTGTGAAAAATTTAAAATTACAACAAGACCGAATGGAATTACTTGGCCGCAAATTATTGGTGCTGGAATGCTAGCAGGTATTGGTTTTACAATGTCAATTTTTGTCTCTAATTTAGCTTTTGATGGTCAAAATGCAGTGATTGTTTCTAAGATTGCTATTTTAGCAGCATCATTAATCAGTGGAATTATAGGCACTATTTATCTGATATTTGCGACAAGAAAATAA
- a CDS encoding threonine/serine exporter family protein, whose amino-acid sequence MPSISPLQQQEITRLCAKTALLLLQHGAESTLIDQITYRLGIALGMDSVECALTPNAIVLTTRYQSHCITTTRKNNDKGINMHIVTEVQRIVIAAEHHIYDIYQVQKHLNNIKPFKYNRWLVVFMVGLSCASFSHLAGGDGVIALITFIASAFSMFIRQELINKHFNPMISFAVTAFVASCIAGLSLRYNWGNDPQIALASSVLLLVPGFPLINALSDILKGHINMGISRWTIATILTLVACIGIVFALTLLQISDWGHA is encoded by the coding sequence ATGCCCTCCATCTCTCCTTTACAACAGCAAGAAATCACTCGACTTTGTGCTAAAACAGCACTTTTATTATTACAACACGGTGCTGAGAGTACCTTAATAGACCAAATTACTTATCGTCTAGGCATTGCTTTAGGAATGGACTCGGTTGAATGTGCTTTAACACCAAATGCTATCGTTTTAACCACTCGTTATCAATCTCATTGTATTACCACCACACGTAAAAATAATGATAAGGGAATCAATATGCATATTGTTACTGAAGTACAACGGATTGTTATCGCTGCCGAACATCATATTTATGATATCTATCAGGTACAAAAACATCTTAATAATATTAAGCCTTTTAAATATAACCGCTGGTTAGTTGTATTCATGGTTGGTTTATCTTGTGCAAGTTTTTCTCATTTAGCTGGTGGTGATGGTGTTATTGCCTTAATTACCTTCATTGCCTCTGCTTTTTCTATGTTTATTCGACAAGAATTAATTAATAAACATTTTAATCCGATGATTAGCTTTGCAGTTACAGCTTTTGTTGCTTCATGTATTGCTGGACTATCCTTACGCTATAATTGGGGTAATGATCCACAAATTGCCTTAGCTTCAAGTGTATTATTGCTTGTTCCTGGTTTTCCTTTAATTAATGCACTTTCTGATATATTAAAAGGGCATATAAATATGGGAATCAGCCGTTGGACTATTGCTACTATCTTAACTTTAGTGGCGTGTATTGGAATTGTTTTCGCTTTGACACTGCTACAAATCAGTGATTGGGGACACGCATAA
- a CDS encoding threonine/serine exporter family protein, whose protein sequence is MDMFFYLANDMLFSAIPAIGFALLFNVPISALKYCGVLGALGHLCRTILMTYFDIPMVFSTFFSATLIGFIGVYLSQRYLAHPKVFTVAAIIPMIPGIYAYKAMIAIVQISHYGFTLALFTQALDYFLKTCFLLAALVFGLALPGLLFYRSKPVV, encoded by the coding sequence ATGGATATGTTTTTCTATCTAGCAAATGATATGTTATTTTCTGCAATTCCTGCGATTGGTTTTGCTTTACTGTTTAATGTACCAATCTCAGCATTAAAATATTGTGGTGTTTTAGGTGCACTAGGACATCTTTGTCGAACTATTTTAATGACCTATTTTGATATTCCAATGGTGTTCTCTACCTTTTTCTCTGCCACATTAATTGGTTTTATCGGAGTCTACCTTTCTCAGCGCTATCTCGCTCATCCAAAAGTATTTACTGTTGCCGCCATTATTCCAATGATTCCCGGAATTTATGCCTATAAAGCAATGATAGCAATTGTTCAAATTAGTCATTATGGCTTTACTTTAGCCCTTTTTACTCAAGCGTTAGATTATTTCTTAAAAACCTGTTTTCTTTTAGCCGCATTAGTTTTTGGTCTAGCTTTACCTGGATTATTATTTTATCGTTCCAAGCCTGTGGTCTAA
- the folA gene encoding type 3 dihydrofolate reductase, whose amino-acid sequence MIISLIVAMTKNRVIGRNNKMPWHLPQDLRWFKQNTLGKPIIMGRKTFLSIGKALPQRQNIVLSRTQFNHPNINWANNLSQAIELARPANEIMVIGGGELFTQTLKLADKLYLTEIQTELEGDTYFPEIHFDEWETEYENYISEDQENPYSCRFMILKRKCSNK is encoded by the coding sequence ATGATAATAAGCTTAATAGTCGCCATGACTAAAAACCGTGTGATAGGTAGAAATAACAAAATGCCATGGCATTTACCCCAAGATCTCCGTTGGTTCAAACAAAATACCTTAGGAAAACCAATTATTATGGGGAGAAAGACTTTTTTATCCATTGGAAAAGCGTTACCTCAACGACAAAATATAGTCCTTTCTCGTACCCAGTTTAATCATCCTAATATAAATTGGGCAAACAATTTATCTCAAGCGATAGAATTAGCTCGCCCAGCGAATGAAATAATGGTAATTGGTGGAGGAGAGTTATTTACACAAACCCTAAAACTGGCAGATAAATTATATCTAACCGAGATTCAAACTGAATTAGAAGGAGATACCTACTTTCCTGAAATTCATTTTGATGAGTGGGAAACAGAATATGAAAATTATATTTCTGAAGATCAAGAGAATCCTTATTCCTGCCGTTTTATGATTTTAAAACGTAAATGTAGCAATAAATAA
- the lpxA gene encoding acyl-ACP--UDP-N-acetylglucosamine O-acyltransferase — protein sequence MNHIEYIKAYPGATIHPTALVEKGAKLGKDVVIGPFCLVESTVEIRDKTVLKSHVVVKGNTIIGENNQIFQGASIGEINQDLKYAGEPTETIIGDHNLIRENVTIHRGTVQGGGTTRIGNNNLFMINSHIAHDCQIKNNCILANNATLAGHVELDDFVIVGGMSAIHQFVIIGAHVMLGGGSMVSQDVPPYVMAQGNHARPFGVNIEGLKRRGFDKPTLHAIRNVYKLIYRSGKTLEEVLPEIEQIAETDSAISFFVDFFKRSTRGIIR from the coding sequence ATGAACCATATTGAATATATTAAAGCGTATCCAGGTGCTACTATTCATCCAACTGCATTGGTTGAAAAAGGGGCTAAATTAGGTAAAGATGTTGTAATTGGACCTTTTTGCTTAGTTGAAAGTACGGTTGAAATTAGAGATAAAACAGTTTTAAAATCGCATGTTGTTGTAAAAGGGAATACGATTATTGGTGAAAATAATCAAATTTTTCAAGGTGCGAGCATTGGTGAGATCAACCAAGATCTTAAATATGCGGGTGAACCGACTGAAACTATCATTGGTGATCATAATCTTATCCGTGAGAATGTTACAATCCATCGAGGAACAGTACAAGGTGGCGGTACTACTCGGATAGGCAACAATAATTTATTTATGATTAACTCCCATATTGCACACGATTGCCAGATCAAAAATAATTGTATCTTAGCCAACAATGCGACTTTAGCGGGGCATGTAGAATTAGATGATTTTGTGATAGTCGGTGGAATGTCAGCCATTCATCAGTTTGTCATTATTGGGGCGCACGTTATGTTAGGTGGTGGCTCAATGGTTAGCCAAGATGTTCCGCCTTATGTTATGGCTCAAGGAAATCACGCTCGTCCGTTTGGAGTGAATATTGAAGGCTTAAAACGCCGTGGTTTTGATAAACCTACTTTGCACGCAATTCGTAATGTCTATAAATTAATTTATCGTAGTGGAAAAACGTTGGAAGAAGTGCTACCAGAGATCGAACAAATTGCTGAAACTGATAGTGCAATTAGTTTCTTTGTGGACTTTTTTAAACGTTCTACCCGTGGAATTATTCGTTAA
- the fabZ gene encoding 3-hydroxyacyl-ACP dehydratase FabZ produces the protein MEENKSKIVDIDEIMQLLPHRYPFLLVDRVVDFEEGKWLKAIKNVTFNEPCFTGHFPQKPIFPGVLILEALAQAAGVLAFKTIQLSKDELYYFAAIDNARFKHPVVPGDQMELFVEFLKERRGVTRFKGIATVNQQVVCEAELMCARRGM, from the coding sequence ATAGAAGAAAATAAAAGTAAAATAGTTGATATTGACGAAATAATGCAGCTATTACCTCATCGCTATCCATTTTTATTAGTGGATAGAGTAGTTGATTTTGAAGAAGGTAAATGGTTGAAAGCAATCAAAAATGTTACTTTCAATGAACCTTGTTTTACTGGTCATTTCCCACAAAAACCGATTTTTCCGGGAGTATTAATCTTAGAAGCATTGGCTCAAGCTGCAGGTGTTTTGGCTTTTAAAACAATTCAATTATCGAAAGATGAATTATACTATTTTGCCGCAATTGATAATGCTCGTTTTAAACATCCAGTTGTTCCCGGTGATCAAATGGAATTATTTGTTGAGTTTTTAAAAGAAAGACGTGGTGTAACACGTTTTAAAGGCATTGCAACTGTTAATCAACAAGTTGTCTGTGAGGCAGAATTAATGTGTGCAAGACGTGGTATGTAA
- the lpxD gene encoding UDP-3-O-(3-hydroxymyristoyl)glucosamine N-acyltransferase, which yields MQQYRLKQLAEKIGGTVRGNADVLIEAIAPLTQAGETQLTFISNPKFRKLLSESKAGAILITEDDLPFCSEQSNLLIVKDPYLAYAKLAQYMDSTPKSARVGIAKSAVIAENCKLGNNVSIGENVVIEQGTEIGDDVQIGAGCFIGENVKIGARTKLWSNVSIYHQVQIGCDCLIQASAVIGSDGFGYANDKGQWVKIPQTGSVIIGNRVEIGACTCIDRGALDSTIIEDNVIIDNLCQIAHNVHIGTGTAVAGGVIMAGSLSIGKYCLIGGASVINGHMEICDGVTITGMSMVMRPITQAGTYSSGIPLQTNKEWRKTATLTLGINGLNKRLKALEKIVKDKA from the coding sequence ATGCAACAATACCGTCTAAAACAATTGGCGGAAAAAATCGGCGGTACCGTTCGTGGTAACGCCGATGTTTTAATTGAAGCCATTGCACCGCTTACACAAGCCGGTGAGACTCAACTAACTTTTATTTCTAATCCTAAATTTCGTAAATTGCTGTCAGAAAGTAAAGCAGGTGCAATTCTGATTACTGAAGATGATCTTCCGTTTTGTTCTGAGCAGAGTAATTTGTTGATTGTTAAAGATCCCTATTTAGCATACGCTAAGTTAGCACAATATATGGATAGCACACCAAAATCAGCTCGAGTAGGAATAGCTAAGAGTGCCGTAATCGCAGAAAATTGCAAATTAGGTAATAATGTTTCAATTGGTGAAAATGTTGTTATTGAGCAAGGTACAGAAATTGGTGATGATGTACAAATAGGTGCAGGCTGTTTTATTGGTGAGAATGTTAAAATTGGGGCAAGAACTAAGCTTTGGTCAAATGTGAGTATTTATCATCAAGTCCAAATTGGTTGTGATTGTTTAATTCAAGCTTCGGCGGTTATTGGAAGTGATGGTTTTGGCTATGCAAATGATAAAGGTCAATGGGTAAAAATACCACAGACAGGCAGCGTTATTATTGGTAACAGGGTAGAAATCGGGGCTTGTACCTGTATTGATCGAGGGGCTTTAGATTCAACTATCATTGAGGATAATGTTATCATTGATAACTTGTGCCAGATTGCACATAACGTTCATATCGGGACGGGAACAGCAGTTGCTGGTGGTGTAATTATGGCTGGTAGTTTAAGTATTGGCAAATATTGCTTAATTGGCGGGGCAAGTGTTATTAATGGTCATATGGAAATTTGTGATGGTGTGACTATTACAGGAATGAGTATGGTAATGCGTCCAATTACACAAGCAGGCACCTATTCCTCAGGGATTCCATTACAAACAAATAAAGAATGGCGAAAAACCGCAACCTTAACTTTAGGGATTAATGGTTTGAATAAACGTCTTAAAGCACTGGAAAAAATAGTTAAAGATAAGGCATAA
- a CDS encoding OmpH family outer membrane protein: MKKVFKTAALTLALMGATAFAQADEKIALVNGDLLIQQLITSENVGQKIDNEFKSEIEKVQAQQKTLVTKAEALEKDRKKLKAADLKKREEELNKLQADYVRAANELQQKVQVRQNQELERVTQEAQEALNKVAKEKGYTIVFKTEAAAYAVDGKDITQDVLKVLIKLTPAKK, from the coding sequence ATGAAAAAAGTATTTAAGACTGCTGCTTTAACTTTAGCACTGATGGGTGCTACTGCTTTTGCTCAAGCTGATGAGAAAATTGCATTAGTAAATGGTGATTTACTTATTCAACAATTAATTACTTCAGAAAATGTTGGTCAGAAAATTGATAATGAATTTAAATCTGAAATTGAAAAAGTACAAGCACAACAAAAAACACTTGTAACTAAAGCAGAAGCTTTAGAAAAAGATCGTAAAAAATTAAAAGCAGCAGATTTGAAAAAACGTGAAGAAGAGTTAAATAAATTACAAGCTGATTATGTTCGTGCTGCAAATGAATTACAGCAAAAAGTTCAAGTTCGTCAAAATCAAGAGCTAGAGCGTGTTACTCAAGAAGCACAAGAAGCACTAAATAAAGTTGCAAAAGAGAAAGGTTACACAATCGTATTTAAAACTGAAGCTGCTGCCTATGCTGTAGATGGTAAAGATATTACTCAAGATGTTTTAAAAGTATTAATTAAGCTAACTCCAGCAAAAAAATAA
- the bamA gene encoding outer membrane protein assembly factor BamA yields the protein MKKFLLTSLLFGSSTMVAAAPFVVKNIQIDGANPSTEQLILSQLPVKVGQRVGDQTLANLVRTLYTQGDFSDVQAKQQGNTLVIQVVEKPKIATFEITGNKAVPTDALKQNLAANGLTDGNILNKEKLNAFIDELKKHYATIGRYNATVDVIYTPAANNGVNIKLEIKEGNEALVKSVIFEGNKVFSDSKLLEQLEIHPDVSLFNFFASSRFSQQKLQNDITQLRDFYLNKGYAQFRLDDVQTKLSDNKENLTLIYKIYEGEKYNVASVRIVGNTAGLASKLQPLLDKIAIGKTFRGSDVTDVENNIKSILGNAGYASPQVTVSPTFDPAKQTMNITFVVDAGERYYVDKIIFEGNSSTHDSTLRQQMRQQEGSWYSANAVDLGKLRLERTGFFESVSSSTKLVPGTKDQIDIIYNVKERNTGSINFGVGYGTESGFSYNASIRQDNFLGKGSSISLGGTRNDYGTSINLGYNEPYFTQDGISLGGNVSYSTYDNSKNKNSASYSQTSYGVGTTLGFPVNENNSYSTGLSYNYNKLSNIDPEYRRALYLDSLGAKQWSYTTKDLNLSFGWNYNSLNRGFFPTQGTTANIGGGVTLPVSTNRYYTLNFNTQSFYPLNRDQTWVLTGRASFNFANGFGGKKLPFNQYFSAGGIGTIRGFSYGSIGPKALYLPNNADNNCKVGVNPNPACYTSLSNQVVGGNAMATASVELIFPTPLVSDRHQINVRTSVFVDAASVWDTHWKKTPKPAIENLPDFGNAKRFRASAGIALQWQSPIGPLVFSYAKPVRKYANDDVEQFQFNIGGTF from the coding sequence ATGAAAAAATTTCTTTTAACCTCTTTACTTTTTGGTAGTTCAACTATGGTTGCTGCCGCTCCTTTTGTTGTTAAAAATATCCAAATTGATGGCGCTAATCCAAGCACAGAGCAACTTATTCTTTCTCAATTACCAGTAAAAGTTGGGCAACGTGTTGGTGATCAAACATTAGCAAATCTAGTGAGAACACTTTACACTCAAGGTGATTTTAGTGATGTACAGGCTAAACAGCAAGGCAATACACTTGTTATTCAGGTTGTAGAAAAACCGAAAATTGCAACGTTTGAAATTACTGGGAATAAAGCGGTACCAACGGATGCTTTAAAACAAAATTTAGCAGCGAATGGTTTGACTGATGGCAATATTCTAAATAAAGAGAAATTAAATGCCTTCATTGATGAATTGAAAAAGCACTACGCTACTATTGGTCGTTATAATGCCACAGTTGACGTTATTTATACGCCAGCGGCAAATAATGGTGTCAATATCAAATTAGAGATTAAAGAAGGTAATGAAGCATTAGTTAAATCCGTGATTTTTGAAGGAAATAAAGTTTTTTCTGATAGCAAATTATTAGAACAATTAGAAATTCACCCTGATGTTTCGTTATTTAATTTCTTTGCGAGTAGTCGTTTTTCACAGCAGAAATTACAAAATGATATTACTCAATTACGGGATTTTTATCTAAATAAAGGCTATGCACAATTCCGTCTTGATGATGTACAAACTAAGTTAAGTGATAATAAAGAAAATCTCACACTTATTTACAAAATTTACGAAGGTGAAAAATATAATGTCGCAAGTGTTAGAATTGTGGGGAATACAGCAGGTTTAGCTTCTAAATTACAACCATTGTTAGATAAAATTGCGATTGGTAAGACGTTCCGTGGCAGTGATGTTACAGATGTTGAAAATAATATTAAAAGTATTTTAGGTAATGCAGGATATGCTAGTCCACAAGTCACAGTAAGCCCGACTTTTGATCCTGCTAAACAGACGATGAATATTACTTTTGTTGTTGATGCAGGAGAACGCTATTACGTTGATAAAATTATTTTTGAAGGTAATAGTAGTACTCACGATAGCACATTACGTCAACAAATGCGTCAACAAGAAGGGAGCTGGTATTCAGCGAATGCGGTTGATCTTGGTAAGTTACGTTTAGAACGTACAGGTTTTTTTGAAAGTGTTAGTAGTAGTACAAAACTTGTACCGGGGACTAAAGATCAAATTGATATTATTTATAATGTAAAAGAACGTAATACTGGCAGTATCAATTTTGGAGTTGGCTATGGCACAGAAAGTGGTTTTAGCTATAACGCAAGTATTCGTCAAGACAATTTCTTAGGCAAAGGCTCATCTATCAGCTTGGGTGGTACTCGTAACGATTATGGTACAAGTATTAATTTAGGTTATAACGAACCTTACTTTACTCAAGATGGGATCAGTTTAGGTGGTAATGTTTCTTATAGTACCTATGACAACTCTAAAAATAAAAACTCAGCGAGTTATTCTCAAACTAGTTATGGTGTAGGTACAACGTTAGGCTTTCCTGTTAATGAAAATAACTCTTATTCCACTGGATTAAGTTACAACTATAATAAATTAAGTAACATTGACCCAGAGTATCGCCGTGCCTTGTATTTAGATTCGCTTGGGGCTAAGCAATGGAGCTATACCACCAAAGATCTTAATTTAAGTTTTGGATGGAATTATAACAGTTTAAATCGAGGTTTCTTCCCAACGCAGGGAACAACGGCAAATATTGGTGGAGGCGTTACTTTGCCTGTTTCGACTAATCGATATTATACCTTAAATTTCAATACACAAAGTTTCTATCCACTGAATCGAGATCAAACGTGGGTATTAACAGGTCGAGCATCATTTAATTTTGCGAATGGTTTCGGAGGGAAAAAATTACCTTTTAACCAATATTTTTCAGCGGGTGGCATAGGAACAATACGTGGTTTTAGTTATGGTTCTATTGGTCCAAAAGCACTTTATTTACCAAATAATGCAGACAATAATTGCAAAGTAGGGGTTAATCCTAATCCAGCTTGTTATACGAGTTTAAGCAATCAAGTGGTAGGTGGTAATGCAATGGCAACAGCAAGTGTAGAATTGATTTTTCCAACACCATTAGTGAGTGATCGCCATCAAATTAATGTCAGAACCTCAGTGTTTGTTGATGCTGCTTCTGTTTGGGATACTCATTGGAAAAAAACACCGAAACCAGCAATTGAAAATTTACCTGATTTTGGAAATGCAAAACGTTTTCGTGCATCAGCAGGTATTGCATTACAGTGGCAATCACCAATTGGACCTTTAGTCTTTTCATATGCTAAACCGGTTAGAAAATATGCAAACGATGATGTTGAACAATTCCAATTTAATATTGGTGGAACTTTTTAA
- the rseP gene encoding sigma E protease regulator RseP, producing MAGFWWSAFSFIIVIAVLVFVHEYGHFWAARKCGVFVQRFSIGFGKVLWQKTDKHGTEFAISLIPLGGYVKMLDTRNEAVPEELKEYTFDHKSVGQRAFIIAAGPLANFLFAIFAYWVVFLYGLPIVKPVIGNVVPQSLVEQAGIKPDYLIEAVDGVNTPDWESINLQLATKIGNPSVTLKLRQFENDSSIIKTINLQHWNYNPEKESAFTSLGIEPKRAIAENKLQQVMAQSPAALAGLQAGDIILSVNGQVMDWQHLVRTIRQGKEQQITLVIERDGKQKTVTLQPKLNDNNQPYIGVVPVFKPLEQKYRATLKYDILPAFSLALEKVQQLSWTTVKVMGKLLTGDISVKNLSGPISIAQGAGISSRIGLVYYLSFMALISINLGIMNLFPLPILDGGHLVFLGVEAITKKAVSEHIQGIAYRIGAILLLTLTIVALFNDVARL from the coding sequence ATGGCAGGATTTTGGTGGTCGGCGTTCTCATTCATCATTGTGATTGCTGTATTAGTTTTTGTCCATGAATATGGGCATTTTTGGGCTGCACGCAAATGTGGAGTATTTGTACAGCGTTTTTCAATCGGTTTTGGCAAAGTACTTTGGCAGAAAACGGATAAGCATGGAACAGAATTTGCAATAAGCCTTATTCCTCTGGGGGGGTATGTCAAAATGCTTGATACACGGAATGAAGCAGTACCTGAGGAATTAAAAGAATACACCTTTGATCATAAAAGTGTTGGGCAACGTGCATTTATTATTGCCGCTGGTCCATTAGCTAACTTTTTATTTGCTATCTTTGCTTATTGGGTGGTATTTCTTTATGGTTTACCCATTGTGAAGCCTGTGATAGGCAATGTGGTTCCACAGTCACTTGTTGAACAAGCTGGGATTAAACCTGATTATTTAATTGAAGCGGTAGATGGCGTTAATACACCTGATTGGGAGAGTATTAACTTACAGTTAGCAACTAAAATTGGTAATCCGAGTGTAACATTAAAATTACGCCAATTTGAGAATGATAGTAGCATCATTAAAACGATTAATTTACAGCATTGGAACTATAATCCTGAGAAAGAAAGTGCTTTTACTTCATTAGGTATAGAGCCTAAACGTGCAATAGCTGAAAATAAATTACAACAGGTGATGGCACAGTCTCCAGCAGCTTTAGCTGGCTTACAAGCAGGGGATATAATCTTATCTGTCAATGGACAAGTAATGGATTGGCAACATTTAGTTAGAACAATTCGGCAGGGAAAAGAACAACAAATTACGTTAGTTATTGAACGTGACGGAAAACAAAAAACAGTGACATTACAGCCGAAATTAAATGATAACAATCAACCTTATATTGGGGTGGTGCCTGTATTTAAACCACTTGAGCAAAAGTACCGTGCTACTCTAAAATATGATATTCTGCCAGCTTTTAGTTTAGCATTAGAAAAAGTACAACAATTAAGTTGGACAACAGTTAAAGTAATGGGAAAATTATTGACTGGTGATATTTCAGTAAAAAATTTAAGTGGTCCAATTTCTATTGCTCAAGGTGCAGGCATATCATCTCGTATTGGATTGGTATATTATTTGAGTTTTATGGCATTAATAAGCATTAATTTAGGAATAATGAATTTATTTCCTTTGCCAATTTTAGATGGCGGACATTTGGTTTTTTTAGGTGTGGAAGCCATTACTAAAAAAGCAGTTTCTGAGCATATTCAAGGTATTGCATATAGAATTGGTGCTATATTATTACTGACTTTAACTATTGTCGCATTATTTAATGATGTAGCACGTTTATAA